The Thermoleophilum album genome contains a region encoding:
- a CDS encoding histidinol-phosphatase → MLTDYHLHLRPDEKDARAADHFTVENASRYRERARELGIDELGVSEHVHRFAQALTISDHPWYRHWASDDLDEYCAFVREQTDLRLGIEVDYLPGREDRLAELVATRDFDYVVGSVHFVDGAIVDLLGDERWRDYDVWRLHDPDTVWRRYFELLADAVRSGLFDILAHPDLVKVQGRSGPWPERDPRYYWEPTLEALAESDVAVEFSTAGWRKPIGEPYPDEGFLRECLALGRVVALSSDAHRPDQIGYRYDEAVERLGALGVERIAVFERRSRRLEPLG, encoded by the coding sequence ATGCTGACCGACTACCACCTCCATCTGCGTCCGGACGAGAAAGACGCGCGCGCCGCCGATCACTTCACCGTCGAGAACGCGAGCCGCTACCGCGAGCGCGCGCGCGAACTTGGGATCGACGAACTCGGTGTCTCGGAGCACGTCCACCGCTTCGCGCAGGCGCTGACGATCTCCGACCATCCCTGGTATCGGCACTGGGCGAGCGACGATCTCGACGAGTACTGCGCGTTCGTGCGCGAGCAGACGGACCTTCGGCTCGGTATCGAGGTCGACTACCTGCCGGGGCGCGAGGATCGCCTCGCGGAGCTAGTCGCGACGCGCGATTTCGACTACGTCGTTGGCTCCGTGCACTTCGTCGACGGTGCGATCGTCGATCTGCTCGGCGACGAGCGCTGGCGCGACTACGACGTTTGGCGATTGCACGATCCCGACACGGTCTGGCGCCGCTACTTCGAGCTCCTAGCCGACGCGGTGCGCAGCGGCCTATTCGACATCCTTGCCCACCCCGACCTCGTAAAGGTGCAGGGACGATCGGGACCTTGGCCTGAGCGCGACCCTCGCTACTACTGGGAGCCTACGCTCGAGGCGCTCGCCGAAAGCGACGTCGCGGTCGAGTTCTCGACCGCGGGCTGGCGCAAGCCGATCGGCGAGCCCTACCCCGATGAGGGGTTCTTGCGCGAGTGCCTGGCGCTCGGCCGGGTGGTAGCGCTCTCGTCGGACGCGCACCGACCCGACCAGATCGGCTACCGCTACGACGAGGCGGTGGAGCGTTTGGGAGCCCTCGGGGTGGAGCGCATCGCGGTTTTTGAGCGGCGCAGCCGACGCCTCGAGCCGCTCGGGTGA
- the sigH gene encoding RNA polymerase sporulation sigma factor SigH, with amino-acid sequence MLRSRTKPKFQVEIDDHYLVALAKEGRRDAVEALVRRYHGFVRLKASSYFLVGGDSDDLVQEGLLGLYKAIRDYRADRESSFRNFAELCITRQIITAVKTSTRHKHAPLNEYVSFSQSTAAAEGDQTLDELLPGAPDRDPASEVIRQEEFNSLVECLTTRLSELESRVLSLYLDGHSYESIANRIGCDAKTVDNALQRVKRKVGLHLAAREVAVAA; translated from the coding sequence ATGCTGCGCTCGCGGACAAAGCCTAAGTTTCAGGTAGAGATTGATGATCACTACCTGGTGGCGCTAGCTAAAGAGGGGCGACGGGACGCGGTAGAGGCACTGGTTCGCCGCTACCACGGCTTCGTGCGCCTCAAGGCCTCCTCCTACTTCCTCGTGGGGGGAGACTCCGACGACCTCGTGCAGGAGGGGCTCCTCGGTCTCTACAAGGCGATTCGCGACTACCGTGCGGACCGCGAATCGAGCTTCCGCAACTTCGCGGAGCTGTGCATCACGCGCCAGATCATCACGGCGGTTAAGACCTCCACGCGCCACAAGCACGCGCCGCTCAACGAGTACGTCTCGTTCTCCCAGAGCACCGCGGCGGCCGAGGGCGATCAAACTTTGGACGAGCTCTTGCCCGGCGCCCCCGATCGCGATCCGGCTTCGGAGGTGATCCGCCAAGAAGAGTTCAACAGCCTCGTCGAGTGCCTCACCACCCGCCTCTCGGAGCTCGAGAGCCGGGTGCTTTCGCTGTATCTGGACGGCCACTCCTACGAGTCGATCGCGAACCGCATCGGCTGCGACGCGAAGACCGTCGACAACGCGCTCCAGCGGGTGAAGCGCAAGGTCGGTTTGCACCTCGCAGCGCGCGAGGTCGCCGTCGCAGCCTGA
- a CDS encoding 1-acyl-sn-glycerol-3-phosphate acyltransferase, protein MAPANDSSTVSAPAPASARLPAGAGGSGAADEPAAGADRRAGRQPTSDKRLRRDEHLRRLHEATRRRGVNKVVYWLTRVVLQPLIHAWFRLERIGHRHIPDGPVILAANHRSFLDPFVIGCCLRRPVYFVAKRELFERRFWGRYLNWLGAFPVRRGESDEDAVETALALLRRGQAVVIFPEGTRIRHGSLGKPRRGVGRLALESGAPVVPIAVTGTERARRGLLVRPVKVRVRCGAPLRFPRVERPSPALARAVLERIWPHIQVQWEWLGGDPPLRSAMVLGDGAKAEALAALLGQAGLNVARGPQVEPEDRTTRGRAVARAVARAGSRLRGRTLEPSGSPDLLVLAASAQALPQLTAEAAQVVDERTLVLVAAKGLVPPLGTTPAAYVSERLRARAVVALGGPVRADDIAAGEACAVVAATDPGARARVAQALRSGGLEVEESSDVVGVELAGCANGAAALAALAVGDERVALAGAAAARVFEEVERLGRQLGARPDTFAGLAGAGELVSAVLSRPTADGCEQPEDAENTCSRGAAGAHQFPAGALEAIALLEGRMRRAGVDAPVTRSLRALLEGRIDRARWLERVRRPRPTQRAA, encoded by the coding sequence ATGGCCCCTGCGAACGACAGCTCCACAGTGAGCGCGCCAGCGCCAGCGTCCGCGCGGCTGCCGGCTGGCGCGGGCGGTTCGGGGGCAGCCGATGAGCCCGCTGCAGGAGCCGATCGCCGGGCGGGTCGCCAGCCGACCAGCGACAAGCGCCTAAGACGCGACGAGCACTTACGACGCCTGCACGAGGCGACCCGGCGGCGCGGCGTCAACAAGGTTGTGTACTGGCTCACGCGGGTGGTGCTGCAGCCGCTGATCCACGCCTGGTTTCGACTCGAGCGGATCGGTCACCGCCACATACCCGACGGCCCGGTAATTCTCGCCGCTAACCACCGCAGCTTCCTCGACCCCTTCGTGATCGGCTGCTGCCTGCGTCGACCGGTCTATTTCGTGGCTAAACGCGAGCTCTTCGAACGGCGTTTCTGGGGGCGGTACCTGAACTGGCTCGGTGCTTTCCCAGTACGGCGCGGCGAGTCCGACGAGGACGCCGTCGAAACCGCTCTCGCCCTTTTGCGCAGAGGACAGGCGGTGGTGATCTTCCCGGAGGGCACCCGTATCCGTCACGGCTCCTTGGGCAAGCCGCGGCGCGGCGTTGGCAGACTGGCGCTGGAATCGGGGGCGCCGGTAGTGCCGATCGCCGTCACCGGCACCGAGCGGGCGCGGCGCGGCTTGCTGGTGCGGCCCGTGAAGGTGCGCGTTCGTTGCGGGGCTCCGCTGCGCTTCCCCCGCGTCGAGCGTCCCTCGCCGGCCCTCGCGCGAGCGGTGCTCGAGCGGATCTGGCCACACATTCAGGTGCAGTGGGAGTGGCTCGGCGGCGACCCGCCCTTGCGCAGTGCAATGGTGCTCGGCGACGGAGCGAAAGCGGAAGCGCTCGCCGCGCTGCTCGGGCAGGCTGGTCTCAACGTGGCGCGCGGCCCGCAGGTGGAGCCGGAGGATCGAACGACCCGCGGGCGGGCGGTCGCGCGGGCGGTCGCGCGGGCCGGCTCGCGACTGCGCGGGCGGACGCTCGAGCCGTCCGGGAGCCCCGACCTCCTCGTGCTGGCCGCGTCCGCCCAGGCGCTCCCACAGTTGACGGCCGAGGCTGCGCAAGTCGTCGACGAGCGCACGCTAGTGCTGGTCGCCGCGAAGGGGCTCGTGCCGCCCCTCGGCACGACGCCGGCGGCCTACGTCTCGGAACGCTTGCGTGCGCGCGCCGTCGTCGCTCTCGGCGGGCCGGTACGTGCCGACGACATCGCGGCCGGTGAAGCCTGTGCGGTGGTCGCCGCCACCGACCCCGGTGCGCGTGCGCGCGTCGCGCAGGCGCTGCGCTCCGGTGGTCTCGAGGTCGAGGAGTCGAGCGACGTGGTCGGCGTCGAGCTCGCCGGCTGTGCGAACGGGGCGGCGGCGCTGGCGGCTTTGGCGGTCGGCGACGAGCGCGTGGCCCTCGCTGGTGCCGCGGCCGCACGGGTGTTCGAGGAGGTCGAGCGCCTGGGCCGCCAGCTCGGCGCCCGCCCGGACACGTTCGCGGGGCTAGCTGGTGCCGGTGAGTTGGTCAGCGCCGTGCTGTCGCGGCCCACCGCCGACGGCTGCGAGCAACCAGAGGACGCCGAGAACACATGCAGCCGCGGAGCGGCAGGGGCTCACCAGTTTCCCGCCGGTGCGCTCGAGGCGATCGCCCTCCTCGAGGGGCGCATGCGCCGAGCGGGCGTCGACGCACCGGTAACGCGGTCGCTGCGCGCGCTTCTCGAGGGTCGCATCGATCGCGCGCGTTGGCTGGAGCGGGTTCGCAGACCGCGGCCCACGCAACGCGCAGCCTGA
- a CDS encoding glycosyltransferase — translation MLPDLLPPLAVVLLLLAFDLQNAFVPFSRVVLRPSGRSTRDYTIVIPLFGDPSYWRNRHHLEPYKDRVLLACNIDTVAMAEFADRVEAEGWRVFRSWDDHRISPVQTLAKALSVIDTTWMMRLDGDSYPEDDFGKAVAAAEDADADLCSVKVLPSRRHTVAEHLQGVEYDLAMRSRHLRPWATSGACMIARTEAMKAIMRRHSMWFFGEDIETGVIAEQLQMRVRHIDFVVYTEVPSTLRELFRQRKGWWAGHFQLAVLNIEQQLRFPALAVYNLCLIYILFEGKWHDIFVYTHVLPTLILVYTLMTTITNWPVRSRWLIAFPYYSLIQVLVMPPVGAYYYVRTRIRWKRPGRYRIEFFRTRPGAPRMVRPLDFKGRLVRYAWHAAFIAAILSPLAVLIAGIELL, via the coding sequence GTGCTGCCCGACCTCCTACCTCCGCTCGCGGTCGTACTCCTACTGTTGGCGTTCGACCTCCAGAACGCCTTCGTTCCGTTCTCACGCGTGGTGCTCCGGCCTAGCGGCCGGAGCACCCGCGATTACACAATTGTCATCCCGTTGTTTGGCGATCCCTCGTATTGGCGGAATCGCCATCACCTCGAGCCTTACAAGGATCGTGTGTTGCTCGCCTGCAACATCGACACCGTTGCGATGGCCGAGTTCGCCGACCGGGTCGAAGCTGAGGGGTGGCGTGTCTTCAGATCTTGGGACGACCACCGCATCAGTCCTGTGCAAACCCTGGCCAAAGCGCTGTCGGTGATCGACACGACCTGGATGATGCGGCTCGATGGTGATTCGTATCCGGAAGACGATTTCGGCAAGGCCGTTGCCGCAGCCGAGGACGCCGATGCCGACCTTTGCTCGGTGAAAGTCTTGCCGTCGCGCCGACACACGGTCGCCGAGCACCTGCAAGGCGTCGAGTACGACCTCGCGATGCGCAGCCGCCACCTGCGGCCATGGGCGACCTCCGGTGCCTGCATGATCGCTCGCACCGAGGCCATGAAGGCGATCATGAGGCGGCACTCGATGTGGTTCTTCGGGGAGGACATCGAGACCGGCGTGATCGCCGAGCAACTACAGATGCGTGTGCGCCACATCGACTTCGTCGTTTACACGGAAGTGCCCTCGACTCTCCGCGAGCTCTTCAGGCAGCGGAAAGGCTGGTGGGCTGGTCATTTTCAACTCGCCGTTTTGAACATCGAGCAACAACTGCGTTTCCCGGCGCTCGCCGTTTACAACCTCTGCCTGATCTACATCCTCTTCGAGGGCAAGTGGCACGACATCTTCGTATACACACACGTGTTACCAACGCTGATCCTCGTCTACACGCTGATGACCACCATCACCAACTGGCCGGTGCGATCACGCTGGCTCATCGCCTTTCCCTACTACTCGCTCATTCAAGTGCTCGTAATGCCGCCCGTCGGTGCCTATTACTACGTGCGCACACGCATCCGTTGGAAACGCCCCGGGCGGTACCGCATCGAGTTCTTCCGCACCCGCCCGGGTGCTCCGCGGATGGTTCGACCCCTGGACTTCAAGGGTCGGCTCGTGCGTTACGCCTGGCACGCGGCCTTCATCGCTGCGATCCTCTCGCCGCTCGCCGTGCTGATCGCGGGGATCGAACTCCTCTGA
- the ispD gene encoding 2-C-methyl-D-erythritol 4-phosphate cytidylyltransferase, with translation MAGLIAAAGRGERLGGARPKALVGLAGKPLVGRAAAAIAPACDLLVVAVPADADPAPFREALAECGVVARVCAGGAARSLSVKAALREAEGADRIVVHDAARPFATPALVQACLDALAEADAAIAAVPLTDTVKESRDGRFVDRTLDRSRLWAVQTPQAFRRSALERALARPDRELAAATDEASLVERDGGRVRLVASTPRNLKITVPADLELAEALLACRTRTGVGSEQC, from the coding sequence GTGGCCGGGCTGATCGCGGCGGCGGGCCGGGGCGAGCGCCTCGGCGGCGCGCGACCGAAAGCGCTCGTCGGGCTTGCCGGCAAGCCGCTTGTGGGGCGCGCCGCCGCTGCGATCGCCCCGGCCTGCGATCTCCTGGTCGTCGCGGTGCCAGCCGACGCCGATCCCGCACCGTTCCGAGAGGCGCTCGCCGAATGCGGTGTGGTCGCGCGCGTCTGCGCGGGCGGCGCCGCGCGGTCGCTCTCCGTCAAGGCTGCGCTGCGCGAGGCCGAGGGTGCGGACCGGATCGTCGTCCACGACGCCGCACGTCCGTTCGCGACGCCGGCGCTCGTGCAAGCCTGCCTGGACGCCCTTGCGGAGGCCGACGCTGCGATCGCGGCGGTTCCGCTTACCGACACCGTCAAGGAGTCGCGCGACGGTCGGTTCGTCGACCGCACGCTCGACCGCTCGCGGCTTTGGGCTGTGCAGACGCCACAGGCTTTCAGGCGGTCGGCGCTCGAACGTGCGCTGGCGCGTCCCGACCGGGAGCTCGCCGCCGCCACCGACGAGGCCTCTCTGGTCGAGCGCGACGGCGGGCGTGTGCGCCTGGTGGCGTCGACACCCCGCAACTTGAAGATCACGGTGCCGGCAGATCTCGAACTCGCAGAGGCGCTGCTGGCTTGCAGGACGCGGACGGGCGTGGGGAGCGAGCAATGCTGA
- the cysS gene encoding cysteine--tRNA ligase — protein MREVLIHDTLTGTLRRLEPRDPPNVGIYACGPTVYDRIHVGNARPYVVFSLFKRFLTSVGYRVRLVINITDINDKIYEAARRAGLPSTELAERMTRHYIEDTNRLGLGRPDAEPRASETIDRIIELIEELIRQGHAYVVDGDVYFRVRSFEGYGKLSNRALEEMEQGEGDDAAARKESPHDFALWKARKPGEDTWWPSPWGEGRPGWHIECSAMAEAFLGLDFEIHGGGSDLIFPHHENEIAQTEAARHRPLARIWMHNGMVELGEEKMAKSVGNIRRLYEVLDEFGRDALIMYFVGGHYRQPLRFSEELLAEASRAADRVRELGRRLDPAAPEPPGMDPYVERFYAALARDFNTPAARAVIFDWVSAANRRLDAGERIGPGRLREMLWVLGLDQLLAASDGEVADDEARRLLAEREEARRRRDFERADELRDELRRRGFEVRDTPAGPEVVRREG, from the coding sequence GTGCGCGAGGTCTTGATCCACGACACACTCACCGGGACGCTGCGGCGACTTGAGCCGCGCGATCCCCCGAACGTCGGCATCTACGCCTGCGGACCGACGGTCTACGACCGCATCCACGTCGGCAACGCGCGACCGTACGTCGTCTTCTCTTTGTTCAAGCGCTTCCTCACGAGCGTCGGCTACCGCGTGCGCCTGGTCATCAACATCACGGACATCAACGACAAGATCTACGAGGCGGCGCGGCGCGCGGGCCTCCCGAGCACCGAGTTAGCTGAGCGGATGACGCGTCACTACATCGAGGACACGAACCGCTTGGGCCTCGGCCGTCCCGACGCCGAGCCACGGGCGAGCGAGACGATCGATCGGATCATCGAGCTGATCGAGGAACTGATCCGCCAAGGACACGCTTACGTCGTCGACGGCGACGTCTACTTTCGCGTGCGCAGCTTCGAGGGTTACGGCAAGCTGTCGAACCGCGCGCTCGAGGAGATGGAGCAGGGGGAGGGCGACGACGCTGCTGCGCGCAAAGAGTCGCCCCACGACTTCGCACTCTGGAAGGCGCGCAAACCGGGCGAGGACACGTGGTGGCCGTCGCCTTGGGGGGAGGGGCGCCCGGGCTGGCACATCGAGTGCTCGGCGATGGCGGAGGCGTTCCTTGGCCTCGACTTCGAGATCCACGGCGGCGGCTCGGATCTGATCTTCCCGCACCACGAGAACGAGATCGCGCAGACGGAAGCCGCCCGCCACCGGCCGCTCGCTCGCATCTGGATGCATAACGGCATGGTCGAGCTCGGCGAGGAGAAGATGGCCAAGTCGGTCGGCAACATCCGGCGCCTTTACGAAGTGCTCGACGAGTTCGGTCGCGACGCCCTCATCATGTACTTCGTCGGTGGCCACTACCGCCAGCCGTTGCGCTTCTCGGAAGAGCTGCTGGCGGAGGCGTCGAGGGCTGCTGATCGCGTGCGCGAGCTTGGCCGTCGCCTCGACCCCGCAGCGCCCGAACCGCCGGGTATGGATCCTTACGTCGAGCGCTTTTACGCGGCACTTGCCCGCGACTTCAACACGCCCGCCGCACGCGCGGTCATCTTCGACTGGGTCAGCGCCGCGAATCGTCGGCTGGACGCCGGCGAGCGCATCGGCCCGGGGCGTCTGCGGGAGATGCTGTGGGTTCTCGGACTCGATCAACTGCTAGCAGCGAGCGACGGTGAGGTAGCTGACGACGAGGCCCGCCGACTGCTCGCCGAGCGCGAGGAAGCACGCCGTCGCCGCGACTTCGAGCGTGCCGACGAGCTGCGCGATGAGCTGCGCCGACGGGGCTTCGAGGTGCGCGACACGCCGGCCGGTCCCGAAGTCGTGCGCCGGGAAGGGTGA
- a CDS encoding amidase family protein: MAQADTTAGKGGASVERGAPSQVPPSGDDLAFAGVEGMLGLLERRELSARELTEYLLRRIDRIDRELRAFRRVFAERALAEAEQADARRRAGDQRPLLGLPIAVKDDHDVAGELTALGSAAVTRRAREDCELVRRLRSAGAIVIGKTNVPELLSIGATESLAWGITRNPWNLERTPGGSSGGSAAAVAAGLVPAATGSDGAGSIRIPAACCHLLGLKPSRDLVPTAPLREPWHGMTVYGFLTRTVRDTALLYDACAIPLPGGYSAKARAWVELVGEAPGKLKVGVSTRPPLPAPLDATVRAALERVVEELRSAGHVVERVDIPYGASPLRAVARYLRGVADDARAVDRPERLQRRTRGLARLGRAIPDALLARARAGEQRDRLRIGRLFEQYDLLLTPTVARPPVAATAWEGLGGLRTLLSMGQVYPYTPVWNHVGFAAVAVPAGIGDDGLPRSVQLVARDGCEPLALRLAAQLEERLATALPRPPID; this comes from the coding sequence ATGGCACAAGCTGATACGACTGCGGGAAAAGGCGGAGCGAGTGTCGAGCGCGGCGCCCCTAGCCAGGTGCCGCCAAGCGGCGACGACCTCGCTTTTGCCGGCGTCGAGGGGATGCTCGGACTACTGGAACGCCGAGAGCTCTCGGCGCGAGAGCTCACTGAGTACCTACTCCGGCGCATCGATCGCATCGATCGCGAGCTCCGAGCCTTCCGCAGGGTGTTCGCCGAGCGCGCACTGGCCGAGGCCGAGCAGGCGGACGCGCGGCGCCGCGCCGGCGACCAGCGTCCGCTCCTCGGCTTGCCGATAGCGGTAAAGGACGATCACGACGTTGCCGGGGAGCTGACCGCGCTCGGCAGCGCCGCGGTCACGCGCCGCGCGCGCGAGGACTGCGAACTGGTGCGTCGCCTGCGCTCAGCGGGCGCGATCGTCATCGGCAAGACCAACGTCCCCGAGCTGCTCTCGATCGGCGCGACCGAGTCGCTCGCGTGGGGGATCACCAGAAACCCATGGAATCTGGAGCGCACCCCGGGGGGATCGTCCGGTGGCAGCGCCGCGGCGGTCGCCGCGGGGCTCGTGCCTGCGGCGACGGGTTCGGACGGTGCTGGCTCGATTCGCATCCCGGCGGCTTGCTGCCACTTGCTGGGGCTGAAGCCCAGTCGCGACCTCGTTCCCACGGCGCCACTGCGCGAACCCTGGCACGGCATGACCGTCTACGGGTTTCTCACGCGCACGGTGCGCGACACGGCGTTGCTGTACGACGCCTGCGCGATTCCGCTGCCCGGCGGCTATTCGGCGAAGGCGCGTGCCTGGGTCGAGCTGGTGGGGGAGGCTCCTGGCAAGCTCAAGGTCGGCGTCTCGACGCGACCGCCGCTCCCCGCCCCGCTCGACGCGACGGTGCGTGCGGCCCTCGAACGAGTTGTCGAGGAGCTGCGCTCGGCAGGGCACGTCGTCGAGCGGGTCGACATTCCCTATGGGGCATCGCCCCTGCGCGCTGTCGCCCGCTACCTGCGTGGAGTCGCTGACGACGCGCGGGCAGTCGACCGCCCGGAGCGGTTGCAGCGCCGCACGCGCGGTCTCGCACGGCTCGGGCGGGCCATTCCGGACGCGCTGCTGGCGCGCGCTCGCGCCGGCGAGCAACGCGACCGCCTGCGGATCGGTCGCCTGTTCGAGCAGTACGACCTGCTCCTGACACCGACCGTCGCGCGTCCGCCGGTCGCAGCTACTGCCTGGGAGGGGCTAGGTGGCCTGCGGACGCTGCTGTCGATGGGGCAGGTGTACCCCTACACGCCGGTCTGGAACCACGTCGGTTTCGCCGCGGTAGCAGTGCCGGCCGGGATCGGCGACGACGGTTTGCCGCGCTCCGTGCAACTGGTCGCGCGTGACGGTTGCGAACCGCTCGCGCTGCGCCTCGCCGCGCAGCTCGAGGAGCGACTCGCGACCGCGCTCCCACGGCCTCCGATCGACTGA
- a CDS encoding TrmH family RNA methyltransferase: protein MTPGRASRRASSRTRRPVSAASGERQRSGGPERSGVERSGAERAQLELAHETASLVCGRNPVRELLRAGRRRPLEVLATPRRAEEEWLDLVRDRLRVVERSLLDELTEIEHQGIVAFAEPYPYVDSEELLAAEDALVIALDQVQDPRNLGAVCRVADAVGASGVVICKRRAAAVTSVVCRASAGAVEHVRVARVGSLPQWLEWARAAGAWSYLADATGEPWHRFDYRGRAVLVFGSEGAGSRKTVRRAVDATVALEQAGAVSSLNVATACAALAYGVRWQRCGLIGQRRERS, encoded by the coding sequence GTGACCCCGGGTCGCGCGTCGCGGCGTGCGTCGTCTCGCACGAGGCGCCCCGTCTCTGCTGCGAGCGGCGAGCGACAGCGCTCAGGCGGGCCTGAGCGAAGCGGGGTTGAGCGAAGCGGGGCTGAGCGGGCACAGCTAGAGCTAGCGCACGAGACGGCGTCGCTGGTTTGCGGACGCAACCCGGTGCGGGAGCTTCTGCGAGCAGGGCGGCGCCGCCCGCTGGAGGTGCTGGCGACGCCAAGGCGCGCGGAAGAGGAGTGGCTCGACCTGGTTCGAGATCGTCTGCGCGTTGTCGAGCGCTCGCTGCTCGACGAGCTCACCGAGATCGAGCACCAAGGCATCGTGGCGTTCGCCGAGCCTTATCCCTACGTCGATAGCGAGGAGCTGCTGGCGGCCGAAGATGCACTCGTAATCGCCCTCGATCAGGTCCAGGATCCCCGCAACCTCGGGGCTGTGTGCCGGGTCGCCGACGCCGTCGGGGCCAGTGGCGTAGTTATCTGCAAGCGGCGCGCCGCCGCTGTGACGAGCGTCGTCTGCCGGGCATCGGCGGGGGCCGTCGAGCATGTCCGCGTAGCGCGCGTTGGCTCGCTGCCGCAGTGGCTCGAATGGGCACGCGCAGCGGGGGCTTGGAGCTACCTGGCCGACGCCACTGGGGAGCCCTGGCATCGCTTCGACTATCGGGGGCGGGCGGTGCTGGTGTTCGGCAGCGAGGGAGCAGGGTCGCGCAAGACGGTGCGCCGGGCGGTCGACGCGACGGTGGCCCTGGAGCAGGCCGGGGCTGTTTCGTCGTTGAACGTGGCGACGGCCTGCGCTGCGCTGGCCTACGGGGTGCGTTGGCAGCGTTGCGGGCTGATCGGCCAGCGGCGCGAGCGCTCCTGA
- a CDS encoding RNA polymerase sigma factor has translation MSASRPSKAELDREFSELYRTHLRDVYSYAYYRVGNHHDAEDLTEQTFLQAYRHYERARAEANGRPLRPWLIRITHNLAANWFRDRSRRPQTPLEDAQPLVAPHGTEELAEERADAREVLACVAQLPEDRRDALVMRFALGMDNREIARALGRSEGATKVLLHRAIRQLERLLAERRGAPEGRAGEASQGDAASAGDALSEKGA, from the coding sequence GTGAGCGCAAGTCGCCCCTCGAAAGCCGAGCTCGACCGTGAATTCAGCGAGCTCTACCGGACGCACCTCCGCGACGTCTACAGCTACGCCTACTACCGCGTCGGCAATCATCACGACGCCGAGGATCTGACCGAGCAGACTTTTCTGCAGGCTTACCGTCACTACGAGCGTGCACGCGCGGAAGCCAACGGACGACCGCTGCGGCCCTGGTTGATCCGCATCACCCACAACCTGGCCGCCAACTGGTTCCGCGACCGCAGCCGCCGACCACAAACTCCGCTCGAGGACGCGCAACCACTGGTGGCACCGCACGGCACCGAGGAGCTGGCAGAGGAACGGGCCGACGCCCGCGAAGTGCTCGCGTGTGTGGCGCAGCTCCCCGAAGACCGCCGTGATGCGTTGGTCATGCGCTTCGCGTTGGGCATGGACAATCGCGAGATCGCGCGTGCGCTCGGCCGCTCGGAAGGGGCCACGAAGGTGCTGCTCCACCGTGCGATCCGGCAGCTCGAGCGGCTTCTAGCGGAGCGACGAGGGGCGCCCGAGGGGCGCGCTGGGGAAGCGTCGCAGGGGGACGCTGCCAGCGCCGGAGACGCCTTGAGCGAGAAAGGGGCGTAG
- the ispF gene encoding 2-C-methyl-D-erythritol 2,4-cyclodiphosphate synthase — protein MGRLRSGLGYDAHRLASGRRLVLGGVEIEGTDRGLEGHSDADVLTHAVIDALLGAAALADIGAHFPDTDEQYRDADSVELLRSTLERVCDAGFRLVNVDATVICEAPRLAPYRDSMRRRLAAALGLSERAVNVKFTRGEGMGFVGRGEGIAALAIATLEEGGDGHGTS, from the coding sequence ATGGGACGGCTCAGGAGCGGCCTTGGTTACGACGCTCACCGCCTCGCAAGCGGGCGCCGCCTGGTGCTCGGTGGGGTCGAGATCGAGGGGACTGATCGCGGCCTCGAAGGCCACTCGGACGCGGACGTCCTGACCCACGCCGTGATCGACGCCTTGCTCGGCGCGGCGGCACTGGCCGACATCGGTGCGCACTTCCCCGACACCGACGAGCAATACCGGGACGCCGATTCGGTCGAACTCCTGCGCTCGACGCTCGAGCGCGTATGCGACGCAGGCTTCCGACTGGTCAACGTCGACGCCACGGTGATCTGCGAAGCGCCTCGGCTGGCTCCCTACCGGGATTCCATGCGGCGGCGGTTAGCGGCCGCGCTCGGTCTTTCCGAGCGAGCTGTCAACGTGAAGTTCACACGTGGCGAGGGGATGGGGTTCGTGGGGCGCGGCGAGGGCATCGCTGCGCTGGCGATCGCGACTCTCGAGGAGGGAGGCGACGGACATGGCACAAGCTGA
- a CDS encoding CarD family transcriptional regulator, with product MERDEKITIDGDGANCQFEVGDNVVYPHHGAGKVVRKEVKEVLGETREYLTIKILHNDMTMMVPTENAGRAGLRRVISDEEVQRVLSVLREDVSQMPKNWNRRFKYNREKIKTGDVFELAEVVRNLGIRELEKGLSTGEKQMYTRAKKILASELMYALDMAEEEAEAHLEQVIREAHAERNGAAATA from the coding sequence ATGGAGCGCGACGAGAAGATCACAATCGACGGCGACGGTGCCAACTGCCAGTTCGAGGTCGGTGACAACGTCGTTTACCCGCACCACGGAGCCGGCAAGGTGGTGCGCAAGGAGGTCAAGGAGGTGCTCGGCGAAACTCGCGAGTACCTGACGATCAAGATCCTCCACAACGACATGACCATGATGGTTCCGACCGAGAACGCCGGCCGGGCCGGCCTTCGGCGAGTGATCAGCGACGAAGAAGTGCAGCGCGTCCTCTCGGTGCTGCGCGAGGACGTCAGCCAGATGCCGAAAAACTGGAACCGTCGCTTCAAGTACAACCGCGAGAAGATCAAGACCGGCGACGTTTTCGAGCTCGCCGAGGTGGTGCGCAACCTCGGCATCCGTGAGCTCGAAAAGGGCCTCTCGACCGGCGAGAAGCAGATGTACACGCGCGCCAAGAAGATCCTCGCGTCGGAGCTGATGTACGCGCTGGACATGGCCGAGGAGGAGGCCGAGGCGCACCTCGAACAGGTCATCCGCGAGGCCCACGCCGAGCGCAACGGCGCTGCCGCAACGGCCTGA